The Achromobacter deleyi genome has a window encoding:
- the cysS gene encoding cysteine--tRNA ligase, translating to MLQIYNTLSRTKEPFKPAQAGQVRMYVCGMTVYDFCHLGHARMLVSFDVVQRWLRASGLTVDYVRNITDIDDKIIRRAVETGRRIGEVTEFYIDAMHADERALGVETPDREPRATQYVGEMLDIIGKLEQNGLAYQADDGDVNYAVRGFAGYGKLSGKTLDDLRAGERVAVGSAKRDPLDFVLWKSAKAEEPADTKWESPYGMGRPGWHIECSAMSKSLLGLPLDIHGGGPDLKFPHHENEIAQTEGAFGGVLANIWMHCGPLMVDSDKMSKSLGNFRTIRQTVAQNDPAADQSQYPVNPREAEMVRFFIVRNHYRSPQNYTPDNLVDAQNALDRLYQALQNVPADGQGIDWNEPQAQAFKAAMDDDFNSSGAVAALFELASEANRTKSARSAGQMKALAALLGLLQQEPAAYFQSSTRYSAAAMEQGERSTLDAEAIQSLIDARAAAKAARNFAEADRIRAELRDAGIELDDKPGGLTQWRRA from the coding sequence ATGCTGCAAATCTACAACACGTTATCGCGTACCAAAGAACCGTTCAAACCGGCCCAGGCCGGCCAGGTGCGCATGTACGTGTGCGGCATGACCGTCTATGACTTCTGCCATCTCGGGCACGCCCGCATGCTGGTGTCGTTCGACGTCGTGCAGCGCTGGCTGCGCGCCAGCGGGCTGACCGTCGACTACGTGCGCAACATCACGGATATCGACGACAAGATCATCCGCCGCGCCGTCGAGACCGGCCGCCGCATCGGCGAGGTCACCGAGTTCTACATCGACGCCATGCACGCCGACGAGCGCGCCCTGGGCGTCGAGACCCCGGACCGCGAGCCGCGCGCCACGCAGTATGTGGGCGAAATGCTGGACATCATCGGCAAGCTGGAACAGAACGGCCTGGCCTACCAGGCCGACGACGGCGACGTGAACTACGCCGTGCGCGGCTTTGCCGGCTACGGCAAGCTGTCCGGCAAGACGCTGGACGACCTGCGCGCCGGCGAACGCGTGGCGGTGGGGTCGGCCAAGCGCGACCCGCTGGATTTCGTATTGTGGAAGTCCGCCAAGGCCGAGGAGCCCGCCGACACCAAGTGGGAATCCCCCTACGGCATGGGCCGTCCGGGCTGGCACATCGAGTGCTCGGCCATGAGCAAGTCCCTGCTGGGACTGCCGCTGGACATCCACGGCGGCGGCCCGGACCTGAAATTCCCGCACCACGAGAACGAGATCGCCCAGACCGAAGGCGCCTTCGGCGGCGTCCTGGCCAATATCTGGATGCATTGCGGCCCGCTCATGGTGGATTCGGACAAGATGTCCAAGTCCCTGGGCAATTTCCGCACCATCCGCCAGACCGTCGCGCAGAATGATCCGGCGGCGGACCAGTCCCAATACCCGGTGAACCCGCGCGAAGCGGAAATGGTGCGCTTCTTCATTGTGCGCAACCACTACCGCAGCCCGCAGAACTACACGCCGGACAACCTGGTCGACGCGCAGAACGCGCTGGACCGCCTGTACCAGGCCTTGCAGAACGTGCCGGCCGACGGCCAGGGCATCGACTGGAACGAGCCGCAGGCCCAGGCCTTCAAGGCGGCCATGGACGACGATTTCAACAGCTCGGGCGCCGTGGCGGCCCTGTTCGAACTGGCCTCGGAGGCCAACCGGACCAAGAGCGCGCGCAGCGCCGGGCAGATGAAGGCCCTGGCGGCCCTGCTGGGCCTGCTGCAGCAGGAGCCCGCTGCCTACTTCCAGTCGTCCACCCGCTATTCCGCGGCCGCGATGGAGCAGGGCGAGCGCAGCACGCTGGACGCCGAGGCCATCCAGTCCCTGATCGACGCGCGCGCCGCAGCCAAGGCTGCCCGCAATTTCGCCGAGGCCGACCGCATCCGTGCCGAATTGCGCGATGCCGGCATCGAGCTGGACGACAAGCCGGGTGGTCTGACGCAATGGCGTCGGGCTTGA
- a CDS encoding DNA-3-methyladenine glycosylase family protein: MSTADLEIPKPEYWEAAVAHLMRRDRILKKIIPQHPEVWLTSRGTPFVTLARAIIGQQISSKAADAVWTKFIDAVGKRPTPVAVLRVGVEGLRKAGLSQRKAEYVLDLAVHFGERRVHPEKWAAMDDEAVISELVAIRGIGRWTAEMFLIFNLQRPDVLPLDDLGLLKAISLHYFSGEPVSRFEAREVSLAWQPWRTVATWYLWRSLEPTPVQY, encoded by the coding sequence ATGTCCACCGCCGACCTCGAGATTCCCAAGCCTGAGTATTGGGAAGCCGCCGTAGCCCATCTGATGCGGCGCGACCGCATCCTGAAGAAGATCATCCCCCAGCACCCCGAGGTCTGGCTGACCTCGCGCGGCACGCCGTTCGTGACGCTGGCGCGCGCGATCATCGGGCAACAGATTTCCTCCAAGGCGGCAGATGCCGTCTGGACCAAGTTCATCGACGCCGTGGGCAAGCGCCCCACGCCCGTCGCCGTGCTGCGCGTGGGCGTGGAAGGCCTGCGCAAGGCCGGACTGTCTCAACGCAAGGCCGAATACGTGCTGGATCTTGCCGTGCATTTCGGCGAGCGACGGGTCCATCCCGAGAAGTGGGCGGCCATGGACGACGAGGCCGTCATTTCTGAATTGGTCGCCATCCGGGGCATTGGGCGCTGGACGGCGGAGATGTTTTTGATTTTCAATCTACAGCGGCCTGATGTCCTGCCGCTGGATGATCTGGGGTTGCTCAAGGCAATCTCGCTACACTATTTCAGCGGCGAGCCTGTCTCTCGCTTCGAGGCTCGCGAAGTCTCGTTGGCGTGGCAACCCTGGCGTACCGTGGCAACCTGGTATTTGTGGCGCAGTCTGGAACCGACGCCGGTTCAATACTGA
- a CDS encoding acetyl-CoA carboxylase carboxyltransferase subunit alpha: MRNTFLEFEQPLAELENKIEQLRYVQADSAVDISDEIGRLQQKSQTLAKEIYAKLTPWQTALVARHPQRPYTLDYVREMFTDFHELHGDRMYADDQSIIGGLARFNGTPCMVIGHQKGRDTKERAARNFGMPRPEGYRKALRLMRLAEKFGIPVFTFVDTPGAYPGIGAEERGQSEAIGHNLYAMAELKVPVICTIIGEGGSGGALAIAVGNAVLMLQYATYAVISPEGCASILWRSADKAPDAAEALAIIAPRLKDLGLVDRVVNEPVGGAHRDPRVMARLLRRALGDALRQLQGMTPEQLVEQRVQRLLSYGAYQEVRA, encoded by the coding sequence ATGCGCAATACATTTCTGGAATTTGAACAGCCGCTCGCCGAGCTTGAGAACAAGATCGAGCAGCTGCGCTACGTGCAGGCCGATTCCGCGGTAGACATCTCCGACGAAATCGGACGTCTGCAGCAGAAGAGCCAGACCCTGGCCAAGGAGATCTACGCCAAGCTCACTCCCTGGCAAACGGCGCTTGTCGCCCGCCACCCCCAGCGTCCGTACACGCTGGACTACGTGCGCGAAATGTTCACCGACTTTCATGAACTGCACGGCGACCGCATGTACGCCGACGACCAGTCCATCATTGGCGGCCTGGCGCGCTTCAACGGCACGCCCTGCATGGTGATCGGCCACCAGAAGGGGCGCGACACCAAGGAACGCGCCGCCCGCAATTTCGGCATGCCGCGTCCCGAAGGCTATCGCAAGGCCCTGCGCCTGATGCGCCTGGCCGAGAAGTTCGGCATCCCCGTGTTCACTTTCGTGGACACCCCGGGCGCCTACCCCGGCATCGGCGCCGAAGAGCGCGGCCAGTCCGAAGCCATCGGCCACAATCTGTACGCCATGGCCGAACTGAAGGTACCCGTGATCTGCACGATCATCGGCGAAGGCGGCTCGGGCGGCGCCCTGGCCATCGCCGTGGGCAACGCAGTGCTGATGCTGCAGTACGCCACCTACGCCGTGATTTCGCCCGAAGGTTGCGCATCCATCCTGTGGCGCAGCGCCGACAAGGCCCCCGACGCCGCCGAGGCGCTGGCCATCATCGCCCCGCGCCTGAAGGACCTGGGCCTGGTGGACCGCGTCGTCAACGAACCGGTGGGCGGCGCCCACCGCGACCCCCGCGTCATGGCGCGCCTGCTGCGCCGCGCGCTGGGCGACGCCCTGCGCCAGCTTCAGGGCATGACGCCCGAACAGCTCGTGGAACAGCGCGTCCAGCGCCTGCTGTCCTACGGCGCCTACCAGGAAGTGCGCGCGTAA
- the tilS gene encoding tRNA lysidine(34) synthetase TilS, with amino-acid sequence MRQALLALPERPGRVAVAFSGGADSAMLAVHAAAVAVPLGIGVALFHVHHGLQADADAWALQARALGDKLSLPVLEARVQVEQAAGKGIEAAARDARYAALAQLAREQGIGHVLLAHHRNDQAETVLLRLLRGTGLAGMAAMAPSSRRDGVVYLRPWLEQDRATILRAADAVEAACGWRAVQDPTNADPRYTRAALRELLAPALDARWPGWRGIVARHARHMAQAAEILDEVAREDFAALEPSPDGASFSLQAWRGLSPARQAQVLRYWLESNGARMPTDARMADLLRQLRGLHSLGHDRQLRVEQAGHVIRCHRGRVWVEPRH; translated from the coding sequence TTGCGCCAGGCGCTCCTGGCCCTGCCCGAGCGTCCAGGGCGCGTTGCCGTGGCGTTCAGCGGCGGCGCGGACTCGGCCATGCTGGCCGTGCATGCGGCCGCCGTGGCGGTGCCGCTGGGCATCGGCGTGGCGCTGTTCCATGTGCACCACGGCCTGCAGGCCGATGCCGACGCATGGGCGCTGCAGGCGAGGGCGCTGGGCGACAAGCTGTCCCTGCCTGTGTTGGAGGCGCGCGTCCAGGTCGAGCAAGCCGCCGGCAAGGGCATCGAGGCCGCCGCCCGCGACGCGCGCTATGCGGCCCTGGCGCAACTGGCGCGTGAACAGGGGATCGGCCATGTGTTGCTGGCCCATCACCGCAACGACCAGGCGGAAACCGTGCTGCTGCGCTTGCTGCGCGGCACCGGCCTGGCCGGCATGGCGGCCATGGCGCCGAGCTCGCGACGCGATGGCGTCGTCTATCTGCGTCCCTGGCTGGAGCAGGACCGAGCAACCATCCTGCGGGCGGCGGACGCGGTCGAGGCCGCTTGCGGCTGGCGCGCCGTGCAGGACCCCACCAACGCGGATCCCCGCTACACCCGCGCCGCGCTGCGCGAGCTGCTGGCGCCGGCGCTGGATGCGCGATGGCCGGGCTGGCGCGGCATCGTTGCCCGGCATGCGCGGCACATGGCGCAGGCCGCCGAGATCCTGGATGAAGTGGCGCGCGAAGACTTCGCCGCGCTGGAGCCCAGCCCCGACGGCGCCAGCTTTTCGCTGCAGGCGTGGCGCGGACTGTCGCCCGCCCGCCAGGCGCAGGTCCTGCGGTATTGGCTGGAAAGCAATGGCGCCCGCATGCCGACGGACGCGCGCATGGCGGATCTGCTGCGGCAGCTGCGCGGCCTGCACAGCCTGGGCCACGACCGCCAGCTGCGGGTCGAGCAGGCCGGCCACGTCATCCGGTGTCATCGGGGCAGGGTCTGGGTGGAACCCAGGCATTGA
- a CDS encoding aspartate kinase — MSLIVHKYGGTSMGSVERIRNVARRVAKWHAAGHQVVIVPSAMAGETNRLLGLAREISPQPDSRELDMIAATGEQASSGLLAIALQAEGVPARSYAGWQVPVRTDSSFTKARITSIDDARIRADLDAGRVVIVTGFQGVDPEGHITTLGRGGSDTSAVAVAAAIKADECLIYTDVDGVYTTDPRVVPEARRMAVVSFEEMLEMASLGSKVLQIRSVEFAGKYRVPVRVLSSLTDPLIPLEEEMVSGTLITFEEDEKMEAAVVSGIAFSRDEAKITLLAVPDKPGIAFSILGPVAAANIDVDMIVQNQSVAGTTDFSFTVNRNEFARAVDLLKREVIPAVGARELSTDEKVAKVSIVGIGMRSHVGVASLMFQTLSQEGINIQMISTSEIKTSVIIDDKYMELGVRALHKAFGLDQAPATKV, encoded by the coding sequence ATGTCCCTGATCGTTCACAAATATGGCGGTACTTCGATGGGCTCGGTCGAGCGCATCAGAAACGTGGCGCGTCGCGTCGCGAAGTGGCACGCCGCCGGCCACCAGGTTGTTATTGTTCCGTCCGCCATGGCGGGCGAAACGAATCGTCTGCTCGGTCTGGCGCGCGAGATTTCGCCCCAGCCCGACAGCCGCGAACTCGACATGATCGCCGCCACCGGCGAGCAAGCCAGCAGCGGCCTCCTGGCCATTGCCTTGCAGGCCGAGGGCGTGCCCGCGCGCAGCTATGCCGGTTGGCAAGTGCCTGTGCGCACCGATTCGTCGTTCACGAAAGCCCGCATCACGTCCATCGACGACGCGCGTATCCGCGCCGATCTGGACGCCGGCCGCGTGGTCATCGTGACGGGCTTCCAGGGCGTCGACCCTGAAGGTCATATCACGACGCTGGGCCGTGGCGGCTCCGACACCTCGGCCGTGGCCGTGGCGGCCGCCATCAAGGCCGACGAGTGCCTGATCTACACGGATGTGGACGGCGTCTATACGACCGATCCGCGCGTGGTGCCCGAAGCGCGCCGCATGGCCGTCGTTTCCTTCGAGGAAATGCTGGAAATGGCGTCGCTGGGTTCCAAGGTCCTGCAGATCCGCTCGGTTGAATTCGCCGGCAAATACCGTGTGCCGGTCCGGGTGCTGTCCTCGCTGACCGACCCGCTTATCCCGCTCGAAGAAGAAATGGTTTCGGGCACGCTGATTACTTTTGAGGAAGACGAAAAAATGGAAGCCGCCGTTGTCTCCGGCATCGCCTTCAGCCGCGACGAAGCCAAAATCACCCTGCTGGCCGTTCCGGATAAACCCGGCATCGCCTTCTCCATCCTGGGTCCTGTCGCCGCCGCCAATATCGACGTCGACATGATCGTGCAGAACCAGTCCGTGGCCGGCACGACCGACTTCTCGTTCACCGTGAACCGCAATGAGTTTGCGCGCGCCGTGGACCTGCTCAAGCGCGAAGTCATCCCCGCCGTGGGCGCGCGCGAGCTGTCCACCGACGAGAAGGTCGCCAAGGTCTCCATCGTCGGCATCGGCATGCGCTCGCACGTGGGCGTCGCCAGCCTGATGTTCCAGACGCTCTCGCAAGAGGGCATCAACATCCAGATGATCAGCACCAGCGAGATCAAGACCTCGGTGATCATCGACGACAAGTACATGGAACTGGGCGTGCGCGCGCTGCACAAGGCCTTCGGCCTGGACCAGGCGCCCGCCACCAAGGTTTAA
- a CDS encoding FadR/GntR family transcriptional regulator, protein MNTVEHIAQQLQARIRQAEWAQAGKLPGQRQLAESLGVSRASLREAITMLEGLGLLRSEAGRGVFIANPGEKGLGSAYGRWRFQGRYALRDVYLVRNELEELAAALAASVVTQAGLARLQATIDQMDNAASAGDLVTMSEGDRAFHACIFEIAGSPMLLDIAESIDDVVDGSRQVAFADPARVREPIREHAVIIEALATGSAQAARQAMRAHICNVADRAGLALSIPGV, encoded by the coding sequence ATGAATACCGTTGAACACATCGCCCAGCAACTGCAAGCCCGCATCCGCCAGGCCGAATGGGCCCAGGCCGGCAAATTGCCCGGCCAGCGCCAATTGGCCGAGTCGCTGGGCGTGAGCCGCGCCTCGCTGCGCGAAGCGATCACGATGCTGGAAGGCCTGGGGCTGCTGCGCAGCGAAGCCGGGCGCGGCGTGTTCATCGCCAACCCCGGCGAGAAGGGCTTGGGCAGCGCTTATGGGCGCTGGCGCTTTCAGGGACGCTATGCGTTGCGCGACGTCTACCTGGTCCGCAACGAACTCGAGGAACTCGCGGCCGCGCTGGCCGCCAGCGTGGTGACACAGGCCGGCTTGGCGCGCCTGCAGGCCACCATAGACCAGATGGACAACGCCGCATCCGCCGGCGACCTGGTCACCATGTCCGAAGGCGATCGCGCCTTCCATGCCTGCATCTTCGAGATCGCGGGAAGCCCGATGCTGCTGGACATCGCCGAGAGCATCGACGACGTCGTCGACGGCAGCCGCCAGGTGGCATTCGCCGATCCGGCGCGGGTGCGCGAACCCATCCGCGAACACGCCGTCATCATCGAAGCCCTGGCCACCGGCTCGGCGCAGGCCGCGCGGCAAGCAATGCGCGCGCATATCTGCAACGTGGCGGATCGGGCTGGTTTGGCGTTGAGCATTCCTGGGGTTTGA
- a CDS encoding amidase codes for MSDLLEKFSQAVDGMARLGGYPFTDRKQAWLDRLEVNLPELRAFQDLPEGPDLGYLAPPATPLETRDIGVPEDAQGIAALARANRAAPAQTSSAARHALAQAVQHEGLNAFISLSDDATLDAAGAAVADALADGVDLPLMGVPVAVKDLMAVAGFAQTNGTGAPAQPAGLRDACVVSRLRAAGALVIGTTNLHELAYGITSENPHFGWVGNPRGAGHTAGGSSGGSAAAVGAGIVRLAVGTDTAGSIRIPASCCGVVGFKPTFDAISREGAQTLGASLDHLGPIAASVADVALGFSVMAGQAARGAHAAPLAGVRIGVPGHYFFDPLAEDVARLVRAAMARMQADGAQLVPVDLPGMEHSAALQFVTLCSEATDLHWQRLSTAPDTLGPDVRVRLELGQFIPATWYVRAQRARAALTATLDAAFRSVDLLVTPTLRIAPPRSGSGAVTLSGREVPLHTAMTGLTMPFNLTGMPAITLPCGLGDNGLPVGIQLAGKRGDDWRVLDSAARLEALLAA; via the coding sequence ATGTCCGATCTCCTAGAAAAATTCTCTCAGGCCGTGGACGGCATGGCCCGTCTTGGCGGATACCCGTTTACGGACCGCAAGCAAGCCTGGCTCGACCGTCTGGAAGTCAATCTTCCAGAACTGCGAGCGTTCCAGGATTTGCCCGAGGGGCCTGATCTGGGCTATCTCGCGCCACCCGCGACGCCGCTGGAGACCCGGGATATAGGCGTACCGGAAGACGCGCAGGGCATTGCCGCCCTGGCGCGCGCCAACCGCGCGGCGCCCGCGCAAACCAGCAGCGCCGCCCGGCATGCCCTGGCCCAGGCCGTGCAGCATGAAGGCCTGAACGCCTTCATCTCGCTGAGCGACGACGCCACCCTGGATGCCGCGGGCGCCGCCGTTGCGGATGCCTTGGCCGATGGCGTGGACCTGCCCTTGATGGGGGTGCCGGTGGCCGTCAAGGACCTGATGGCCGTTGCCGGATTTGCGCAGACCAATGGCACCGGCGCGCCTGCCCAGCCTGCGGGGCTGCGCGATGCTTGCGTGGTCAGCCGGCTGCGGGCGGCAGGGGCGCTGGTGATAGGCACGACGAACCTGCATGAGCTCGCCTATGGAATCACCAGCGAGAATCCGCATTTTGGCTGGGTCGGCAATCCCCGGGGGGCGGGCCATACGGCCGGCGGATCCAGTGGCGGATCCGCCGCCGCCGTGGGCGCCGGCATCGTCAGGCTGGCCGTGGGCACCGACACGGCGGGGTCCATCCGCATCCCGGCGTCCTGCTGCGGTGTGGTCGGATTCAAGCCCACGTTTGACGCCATTTCGCGCGAGGGGGCCCAGACGCTGGGGGCCAGTCTGGATCATCTGGGCCCGATCGCCGCAAGCGTGGCGGATGTCGCGCTGGGGTTCTCGGTGATGGCGGGGCAGGCGGCCCGCGGCGCCCATGCGGCCCCGCTGGCTGGCGTGCGCATTGGAGTGCCTGGCCATTACTTCTTTGATCCGCTTGCCGAAGATGTGGCGCGGCTGGTGCGCGCCGCCATGGCGCGCATGCAGGCGGATGGCGCGCAACTGGTGCCGGTGGACCTGCCCGGCATGGAGCACAGCGCCGCGCTGCAGTTTGTCACGCTGTGCAGCGAGGCCACCGACCTGCATTGGCAGCGCCTCTCGACGGCGCCCGACACGCTCGGGCCGGATGTGCGCGTACGGCTGGAGCTTGGCCAGTTCATTCCGGCCACCTGGTATGTACGCGCCCAGCGGGCCCGCGCCGCATTGACTGCCACGCTGGACGCCGCCTTCCGGTCGGTGGATCTGCTCGTCACGCCGACACTGCGCATCGCGCCTCCGCGCTCGGGCTCGGGCGCCGTGACGCTGAGCGGGCGGGAGGTGCCGCTGCATACGGCCATGACGGGTTTGACGATGCCCTTCAATCTGACGGGCATGCCTGCCATCACCTTGCCTTGCGGCCTGGGCGACAACGGACTGCCCGTGGGCATTCAGCTGGCGGGCAAGCGGGGCGACGATTGGCGCGTGCTGGATTCAGCGGCGCGGCTGGAGGCATTGCTGGCCGCCTGA
- a CDS encoding ABC transporter substrate-binding protein has protein sequence MKLLRLAAAVSAVTLTVAGTAALAADPILIGVSIAQSPPGSVVQGTQIKDGVEIVTKMINDKGGVLGRPLKIVYEDNQGIPEKGRAATEKLISRDKVVAVTGGHQSSVCLAEIEVAHRYKVPYINSNCWSDDVRIKGYPEVFNPVNYNTRVSAAMADTIAGLKAKSVVAFAENTDYGIGQAKLLGEFLKKAAPQIQYKYVSLDRAGKDFTPAVLPLRANPPDLLVNIMLPPAAYILMNQIYEQGVAPSAKTWFYDGAGIADYPDFWQNVKEAGQYMLGFGLYHPQMPMPALGKEVGQIYEKQARNEPNRLIFQAADSVLLIARAIEQAKSTDSAAIIKTLQGMEFEGGRGKFSFSQEPGYKFQQWVDIPYVTYQMTEINQPLSKTTLIQASGQPLQIDKVVKPAK, from the coding sequence ATGAAACTGCTTCGACTTGCCGCAGCCGTATCCGCAGTCACTCTGACCGTCGCCGGCACTGCCGCGCTGGCGGCCGATCCCATCCTGATCGGCGTGAGCATCGCTCAATCGCCGCCCGGATCGGTGGTGCAAGGCACCCAGATCAAGGATGGCGTGGAGATTGTCACGAAGATGATCAACGACAAGGGCGGGGTGCTGGGCCGGCCGTTGAAGATTGTGTACGAGGACAACCAGGGCATCCCCGAAAAGGGCCGGGCCGCCACCGAGAAGCTGATTTCGCGCGACAAGGTCGTGGCCGTGACAGGGGGGCATCAAAGCTCGGTCTGCCTGGCGGAAATCGAAGTGGCGCACCGCTACAAGGTGCCCTATATAAATTCGAACTGCTGGTCCGATGACGTGCGGATCAAAGGCTATCCGGAGGTCTTCAATCCGGTGAACTACAACACGCGCGTGTCGGCCGCCATGGCCGACACCATTGCCGGGTTGAAGGCCAAGAGCGTGGTGGCGTTTGCAGAGAACACCGATTACGGCATAGGCCAGGCCAAGCTGTTGGGCGAGTTCCTGAAAAAGGCCGCCCCGCAGATCCAATACAAGTACGTCTCGCTGGATCGCGCCGGCAAGGACTTCACGCCCGCCGTGCTGCCGCTGCGCGCCAATCCGCCCGATCTCCTGGTCAACATCATGCTGCCGCCCGCGGCCTACATCCTGATGAACCAGATCTATGAGCAAGGCGTGGCGCCCAGCGCCAAGACCTGGTTCTATGACGGCGCGGGTATCGCGGACTATCCCGACTTCTGGCAGAACGTGAAGGAAGCGGGCCAATATATGCTCGGCTTTGGTCTGTATCACCCGCAGATGCCCATGCCCGCTCTGGGCAAGGAAGTCGGACAGATCTACGAAAAGCAGGCCAGGAACGAACCCAACCGCCTGATCTTCCAGGCCGCCGATTCCGTCTTGCTGATCGCCCGCGCGATCGAACAAGCCAAGTCCACGGACAGCGCCGCCATCATCAAGACCCTGCAAGGGATGGAGTTCGAAGGCGGGCGCGGCAAGTTCAGCTTCTCGCAGGAGCCCGGCTACAAGTTCCAGCAGTGGGTGGACATCCCCTATGTCACCTATCAGATGACCGAGATCAACCAGCCGCTGAGCAAGACCACGCTGATCCAGGCGTCGGGCCAGCCCCTGCAGATCGACAAGGTAGTCAAACCGGCCAAGTAA
- a CDS encoding branched-chain amino acid ABC transporter permease has translation MLALDLFVNGLIIGLFYALMAVGLTMIFGILKIVNFAHGEFYMIGAYTYTLVSLALGVPPWLALPVAALAGAVLGWATERWLMRPLYAGYGSWGLMKDEYAVVVTFGLSLLLINLVDKVVGPYPMRGPSLSDVTRMSIGPFMTSGQKLITAGLAIVLLVGLALFIKRSLWGRQVQAVAQNRLGASIAGIDTARASSIIFMASGVLAALAGALLSPVINPAPDVGAFPALKSYAIVVIGGMGSIPGSIVAALALGVLESFGAVYLSYDYRDTFGLVLLMVILLFRPQGLFGERAREV, from the coding sequence TTGCTCGCTCTGGACCTGTTCGTAAACGGCCTGATCATCGGCCTGTTCTATGCGCTAATGGCCGTCGGTCTCACGATGATCTTCGGCATCCTGAAAATCGTGAACTTCGCCCACGGCGAGTTCTACATGATCGGCGCTTATACCTACACCCTGGTTTCGCTGGCCCTTGGGGTGCCCCCCTGGCTGGCGCTGCCGGTCGCCGCGCTGGCCGGCGCGGTGCTGGGCTGGGCGACCGAACGCTGGCTGATGCGTCCGCTCTACGCCGGCTACGGCTCGTGGGGGCTGATGAAGGATGAGTATGCAGTCGTGGTCACGTTCGGCCTGTCTCTGCTGCTGATCAACCTGGTGGACAAGGTGGTCGGCCCTTATCCGATGCGGGGGCCGTCGCTGTCCGACGTCACGCGCATGTCCATCGGACCCTTCATGACCAGCGGCCAGAAGCTCATCACCGCGGGCCTGGCCATCGTCCTGCTGGTGGGGCTCGCGCTGTTCATCAAACGTTCGCTATGGGGGCGCCAGGTCCAGGCCGTGGCGCAGAACCGGCTGGGCGCATCCATCGCCGGCATCGACACGGCGCGCGCCAGCAGCATCATCTTCATGGCCTCCGGTGTTCTGGCGGCTTTGGCGGGGGCCTTGCTCTCGCCGGTGATCAACCCCGCGCCCGACGTGGGCGCGTTCCCGGCGCTGAAGTCATACGCCATCGTGGTGATCGGCGGCATGGGCTCGATACCGGGCAGCATCGTCGCGGCACTGGCATTGGGCGTGCTGGAGAGTTTTGGAGCGGTCTATCTGTCGTATGACTATCGGGATACGTTTGGCCTGGTGCTGCTGATGGTCATCCTGCTGTTCCGCCCTCAGGGGTTGTTCGGCGAGCGCGCACGCGAGGTATGA
- a CDS encoding branched-chain amino acid ABC transporter permease, with translation MSAPQHPNFLRSKLSQEMRLSLMALAVLALLPLVVSSPYWLGVLIVSMYFAMLACGWNLLAGYTGQFSLAPAAFAMLGGYTTALLAFHLKVPIWIGLPLAAIIPGLIGLILGRVVLRLSGPYLALTTLSFAEIVRLVIYNSIDFTRGDQGLNVPSLMDSRVGYYYVFVVALTAVMGWIFLLLRSRTGRFLQAIRDDEIGAASRGIDVVRYKTLAFLVSCAICGFAGGLYGTFAQLVSPELGVVTQTGMVIAMVVIGGMGTLVGPLIGAVLVYVASELLRDVGNIQMIVFSLLVIVFARFFREGLWGLIRRAVGRRRAVVPKEA, from the coding sequence ATGTCCGCACCGCAACATCCCAATTTTCTGCGCAGCAAGCTGAGCCAGGAAATGCGCCTGTCGCTGATGGCGCTGGCCGTGCTGGCCTTGCTGCCCCTGGTTGTCAGCTCGCCCTATTGGCTGGGCGTGCTGATCGTCAGCATGTACTTCGCCATGCTGGCCTGCGGCTGGAATCTGCTGGCTGGCTATACGGGGCAGTTTTCCCTTGCGCCCGCGGCCTTTGCCATGCTGGGCGGCTACACCACCGCGCTGCTCGCCTTTCACCTGAAAGTGCCGATCTGGATCGGACTGCCGCTGGCGGCGATCATTCCCGGCCTGATCGGGCTGATACTCGGCCGCGTCGTGCTGCGCCTGTCCGGCCCCTACCTGGCGCTGACCACCCTGTCTTTTGCGGAAATCGTGCGGCTGGTCATCTACAACTCCATCGACTTCACGCGAGGCGACCAGGGGTTGAACGTGCCCTCGCTGATGGACAGCCGGGTAGGCTACTACTACGTCTTTGTCGTCGCCCTGACCGCCGTGATGGGCTGGATCTTTCTGCTGCTGCGTTCACGCACCGGACGCTTCCTGCAGGCCATCCGCGACGATGAGATCGGCGCGGCCAGCCGCGGCATCGACGTGGTGCGCTACAAGACCCTGGCCTTCCTGGTCAGCTGCGCGATCTGCGGTTTCGCGGGAGGCCTGTATGGCACGTTCGCGCAACTGGTCAGCCCGGAACTGGGAGTCGTGACGCAGACCGGCATGGTCATTGCCATGGTCGTCATCGGCGGCATGGGAACCCTGGTCGGCCCCTTGATCGGCGCCGTGCTCGTCTATGTGGCCTCGGAGTTGCTGCGCGATGTCGGCAACATCCAGATGATCGTGTTTTCGCTTCTTGTCATCGTCTTCGCGCGCTTTTTCCGCGAAGGCCTGTGGGGCTTGATTCGCCGGGCGGTCGGGCGGCGCCGCGCGGTCGTGCCCAAGGAGGCCTGA